GACTAACGGTCCGGGCGGAATGTTGCACACCGCCATGATCTCCTCGCCGCGCACTGGACTCTGAAACGCGCGCAAATCATCCTTGGCGATGACGTCATCAATCCGTGCCGTCAGAATATCGAATTGGGCAAGGTACTTCTTGACTTTATTGGGCTTGGCCGAGGTAATGTCGGCCCGGCAAAGGGTCAACAGGTCACTTAGGTCTTCCCCCGCGTCTACGATCAAGCGTCTGACGGCGCTGTCGGTGACTTCTTCGCGGGTCAGATTAATGGGTCGCATGTGCAGGACGACCAGCTTGCCGAGTTTCGCGGTCATGTCCTCGGATAGTCGCATTCGTCGCCCAATGGCCTTCATCATCCGCGCGCCGACGTCCTCATGCCCGTGAAACGTCCAACCCGTTTGCGCCGCAAATCGCTTGGTCTTGGGCTTGGCAACGTCGTGAACGAGAGCCGCCAGTCTTAGAACCGGATATTCGCTCATCTCCGCCACTTTGTCCACCACCATGAGCGTATGCTCGAAAACGTCTTTGTGATGATGCGGCCCGATCTGTTCCACTCCCGCCAGCCGGCTGATTTCGGGTAAAACGACGTCCATCACTCCGGTCAGATACATCAACCGCAGGCCCACCGAGGGTTTGCGCGTCGCCAGCAGCTTGAGAATCTCCTCGGTGATCCGTTCCTGGCTGATGATCGAGAGTCGCTCCACCATTCGCTCCAGCGCACGGCGGGTCTCGATTTCGATTCCGAATTCAAGCTGTGCCGCGAAACGAATCGCCCGCAGGATTCGGAGCGGGTCTTCGGAAAACGTGCGTTCCGGTTCGAGCGGCGTGCGAAGCGTCCTGGCCTTCAAATCCGTCACACCGCCGAATAGATCTACGAGCTGCCCGTACTCCGCCTCGTTCA
This sequence is a window from bacterium. Protein-coding genes within it:
- a CDS encoding CCA tRNA nucleotidyltransferase: MKGSAKSPEEAVRVFTRRDSKLLARLGEFADEQDVRLYVVGGYVRDRLLGLPAKKELDFTVIGDAVAFAERLATHLSVRKPVIFARFGTAMVPYRGYRLDFVSARKESYRSHSRKPRVISAGLEADLARRDFTVNAMAASLNEAEYGQLVDLFGGVTDLKARTLRTPLEPERTFSEDPLRILRAIRFAAQLEFGIEIETRRALERMVERLSIISQERITEEILKLLATRKPSVGLRLMYLTGVMDVVLPEISRLAGVEQIGPHHHKDVFEHTLMVVDKVAEMSEYPVLRLAALVHDVAKPKTKRFAAQTGWTFHGHEDVGARMMKAIGRRMRLSEDMTAKLGKLVVLHMRPINLTREEVTDSAVRRLIVDAGEDLSDLLTLCRADITSAKPNKVKKYLAQFDILTARIDDVIAKDDLRAFQSPVRGEEIMAVCNIPPGPLVGRIKKALEEAILDGQVPNEHDAVLELLHEIKSQFIGSESHHETPTADGGTTAGQFGPGRARVPDHS